From a region of the Salvelinus namaycush isolate Seneca chromosome 40, SaNama_1.0, whole genome shotgun sequence genome:
- the LOC120033595 gene encoding cysteine--tRNA ligase, mitochondrial-like: MWPCITIFRPLLLKLRCRYAFSKDIQLTLVSPSKLIFRPSASCTGVGKKWTRPTGYDTGLKTYNSLTKQKEPLVLAKEGIATWYSCGPTVYDHAHLGHACSYVRFDIIQRVLSRVFGINVIHVMVITDIDDKIIRRALEKSISPTVLARMYEEEFKNDMLALKVLPPAVYLRVTENIPQIVAFIEGIIRNEHAYATKQGDVYFDIGSIGDRYGKLMGARDAAGEPGDTEKRDSRDFALWKASKPQEPSWESPWGKGRPGWHIECSTIASSVFGSQLDIHSGGVDLAFPHHENEIAQCEAYHQCGQWGNYFLHSGHLHLKGSAEKMSKSLNNYISIKDFLESYSANEFRMFCLLTKYRSAIDYSDASLNEAQSSLATITAFTHDAQAYMRGQLQCQAVQEGALWERLAETKANVVRALADDFDTPRVVNAIMSLVYHGNRHLQPVTKPDRSPRSPAVFGAFLTYIREVFDVLGVDLLDRKEAHSVDSSGTLENVVEQLARFRSDVRAFALSVEDMPPGEPAHASPRQRSEKLPLLKACDTLRKDLASMGVHIRDRGPNSTWEISQKRPAGQDKK; the protein is encoded by the exons ATGTGGCCCTGCATAACAATATTTAGGCCGCTTCTATTGAAATTAAGATGCAGGTATGCTTTCTCAAAGGACATTCAGCTAACGTTAGTGTCACCAAGCAAACTGATCTTCAGACCCAGTGCATCATGTACAGGGGTGGGGAAGAAATGGACTCGACCAACAGGATACGACACGGGGTTGAAGACCTACAACAGCCTCACCAAACAGAAAGAACCACTGGTATTGGCGAAGGAAGGAATTGCTACTTG GTATAGCTGTGGACCCACTGTCTATGACCATGCTCACCTGGGGCATGCATG TTCCTATGTCAGATTTGACATCATCCAGAGGGTTCTATCCAGGGTCTTTGGCATCAATGTCATTCATGTCATGGTCATCACTGACATCGATGATAAAATCATTAGAAGAGCTTTGGAG AAAAGCATATCTCCAACAGTCCTCGCCAGAATGTACGAGGAGGAATTTAAAAATGACATGTTAGCCCTGAAG GTTCTTCCTCCTGCTGTGTACTTGAGGGTCACTGAGAATATACCTCAAATCGTGGCTTTCATTGAGGGCATCATCAGAAATGAACACGCCTATGCCACAAAACAAG GGGACGTGTATTTCGATATCGGGTCCATCGGGGACCGTTACGGCAAGCTTATGGGTGCTAGAGATGCAGCTGGTGAGCCTG GGGACACAGAGAAACGGGACAGCAGAGATTTTGCCCTGTGGAAGGCTTCCAAGCCGCAGGAGCCCTCCTGGGAGTCTCCCTGGGGCAAGGGAAGACCCGGCTGGCACATCGAATGCTCCACCATTGCCAG CTCTGTGTTTGGAAGTCAGCTGGACATTCACTCTGGGGGCGTCGATCTGGCCTTCCCTCACCATGAGAATGAGATCGCCCAGTGTGAGGCCTACCACCAGTGTGGCCAGTGGGGGAACTACTTCCTGCACTCAG GACATTTACATCTTAAAGGAAGTGCTGAGAAAATGTCAAAGTCCTTGAATAATTATATATCGATAAAG GATTTCCTAGAATCGTACTCCGCCAATGAATTCCGAATGTTCTGCCTTCTGACCAAATACAGATCAG CAATCGACTACAGTGACGCCAGCTTGAACGAAGCTCAGAGCTCCCTGGCAACCATTACTGCCTTCACCCATGATGCCCAGGCCTACATGAGGGGCCAGCTGCAGTGCCAGGCTGTGCAGGAGGGGGCATTATGGGAAAG GTTAGCTGAAACCAAAGCAAACGTTGTCAGAGCGCTGGCAGATGACTTTGATACGCCAAGGGTCGTTAATGCCATCATGAGCCTTGTTTACCATGGGAACCGCCATCTTCAGCCCGTCACTAAG CCTGACAGATCACCAAGGAGCCCAGCTGTGTTTGGGGCCTTCCTCACCTACATCAGGGAAGTCTTTGATGTCCTGGGGGTCGACCTGCTGGACAGAAAG GAGGCTCATTCTGTTGATTCTTCGGGGACCCTAGAGAACGTGGTGGAGCAGTTGGCTCGTTTCCGTAGCGATGTGCGGGCCTTCGCTTTGTCCGTGGAAGACATGCCCCCTGGAGAGCCCGCCCATGCCAGTCCAAGACAACGCTCCGAAAAGTTACCCCTCCTCAAGGCCTGCGACACCCTGCGGAAAGACCTTGCGTCTATGGGAGTGCACAtaagg GACAGAGGCCCCAACTCCACGTGGGAGATTTCGCAGAAGAGGCCAGCTGGCCAAGACAAGAAATAA
- the LOC120033720 gene encoding ras-related protein Rab-20-like: MKVNCTFEIVSPVRVSRRRMKRPMPEMKRARRPDVKLVILGDMNVGKTSLLHRYMDKQFNDTISTVGGAFYLKQWGPYNISLWDTAGREQFHGLGSMYCRGASAVILTYDVTNWQSLAELEERFLSLTDTTNHDCIYAVVGNKADLTDPPNVEEDYEGGYPVHTPHYACHLIPPASPTTVSPVANREVRKEDAVALYQRILRYKALDECVSPPAERMCFETSAKTGANVDELFETLFELVLPSILRMRSESEASPTIDLEDYGPVSSKQTKGGCC; the protein is encoded by the exons ATGAAAGTCAATTGCACTTTTGAGATCGTGTCGCCTGTTCGGGTGTCTAGACGGAGAATGAAAAGACCCATGCCTGAAATGAAAAGGGCGAGGAGGCCCGACGTGAAACTGGTTATATTGGGGGACATGAACGTTGGGAAGACCTCTCTGTTACACAGGTACATGGATAAACAGTTCAATGATACCATTAGTACCGTCGGCGGTGCGTTCTACTTAAAGCAGTGGGGACCCTACAACATATCGCTTTGGGACACCGCAG GTCGGGAGCAGTTCCACGGGCTCGGCTCCATGTACTGCCGGGGCGCGTCCGCTGTCATCCTTACCTACGACGTGACCAACTGGCAGAGCCTGGCCGAGCTGGAGGAGCGCTTCCTGTCTCTCACCGACACAACCAATCACGACTGCATCTACGCCGTGGTGGGCAACAAGGCTGACCTTACTGACCCCCCCAATGTGGAAGAAGACTATGAGGGGGGTTACCCTGTCCACACACCGCACTATGCCTGCCACCTCATCCCTCCAGCCTCCCCTACTACGGTCTCCCCCGTGGCCAACCGAGAGGTTCGAAAGGAGGACGCCGTGGCGCTCTACCAGCGTATCCTCCGGTACAAGGCGCTGGATGAGTGTGTGAGCCCGCCTGCAGAGAGGATGTGCTTTGAGACGAGCGCCAAGACGGGTGCCAATGTGGATGAGTTGTTCGAGACGCTGTTCGAATTGGTGCTGCCGTCCATCCTGAGGATGAGGTCGGAGAGCGAGGCCTCACCCACCATTGACCTGGAGGACTATGGGCCGGTGTCCAGCAAGCAAACCAAGGGGGGCTGCTGCTGA